A section of the Anabaena cylindrica PCC 7122 genome encodes:
- a CDS encoding M48 family metalloprotease — protein MPSHEKSSLEAGLVALKQGNYYAAITQLEPIAGSQNQSNTCLQAQVGLVMAYARTGEASQAIALCQNLISSGNPEVKEWATRALEHLKKRQKRHQKSKNIETEFVNFDNSLDTPSVDAVSTHQTLEGVIKKNIPAAYPELSNTGLIGSVGGTKSEPINIFWRQARRAKIWQPLRKPNFLLSMLSCLLAAGTFIALFWMLRAFVMLGMGLINQILDKLPYLEPLQLLYGNPSLLILVLFLVLIGLSPWLIDGLLASFYSQEHLSKEVLHTHSREAFRVLQRTCQQRHWKIPKLRILPISAPIMLSYGNLPSTARITVSQGLLEQLTDDEIATIYALALGQIGRWDFNVMSLALLVTLPFYRLYYQLSVWGNKSEKKIWCWTTTGLAGLTYGIWCLLTGTTLLNSRFRLYYSDRHAAEITGNPNGLIRALLKISIGVADDIQKQEQTSWQLESLNVLAPVSYQQSLSLGSMVRHLSFESFLMWENFNPYRRWFTINNSHPLMGDRIERLCEIARNWHLEPELHLTIEGSCQVKTQSFLLQIAPWLGIPISFLLAVLFWLIWQTAFAMHLLNLKWIYDDWNFVIGFFMIGFSIGTVMRINAFFPEIKPFNLQADDHLSHLLTDPSVLPLDSISVRLAGKLLGRRGTANCLGQDLILQSSTGLVKLHHIPWLGQSINPTKWIGRQIIVTGWLRRGATPWIDIQTLETQSGKTINSPHPIWSTVLAVVAQAWGAYIMLTAQSLAR, from the coding sequence ATGCCTTCACATGAAAAATCATCTTTGGAGGCTGGTTTAGTTGCCCTCAAACAGGGAAATTACTACGCAGCAATTACTCAACTGGAACCTATTGCTGGCAGCCAGAATCAAAGCAATACTTGCTTACAAGCCCAGGTTGGCTTGGTCATGGCTTATGCACGTACAGGAGAAGCTTCTCAAGCGATCGCCCTCTGTCAGAATCTGATTTCGAGTGGTAATCCAGAAGTTAAAGAGTGGGCAACACGCGCTCTTGAACACCTCAAAAAACGCCAAAAACGCCATCAAAAAAGTAAAAACATTGAAACTGAGTTTGTCAACTTTGATAATTCTTTAGATACTCCCTCAGTCGATGCTGTGTCAACACACCAGACGCTAGAGGGTGTGATTAAAAAGAATATCCCTGCTGCTTACCCTGAATTATCAAATACTGGCTTAATAGGTTCTGTCGGTGGGACAAAATCTGAACCGATTAACATATTTTGGCGACAAGCCCGACGCGCTAAGATATGGCAACCTCTCCGTAAGCCTAACTTCCTGCTCTCCATGCTCTCCTGTTTACTAGCAGCAGGAACATTCATCGCGCTATTTTGGATGTTGCGAGCATTCGTCATGTTGGGAATGGGTTTAATCAACCAGATTTTAGACAAACTTCCATATTTAGAGCCATTACAACTTTTATATGGCAATCCTAGTTTATTAATACTAGTCTTATTTTTGGTTTTGATCGGATTGTCTCCTTGGTTAATTGATGGGCTATTAGCAAGCTTTTATAGTCAAGAACACCTATCCAAAGAAGTTTTACACACTCATAGTCGTGAGGCATTTCGGGTATTACAACGAACTTGTCAACAGCGACATTGGAAAATTCCTAAATTACGAATTTTACCAATATCAGCACCTATCATGCTGTCCTATGGAAATCTGCCCAGCACAGCCAGAATTACTGTGAGTCAAGGTCTGTTAGAACAATTAACGGATGATGAAATAGCGACTATCTACGCACTTGCTCTCGGACAAATTGGCCGATGGGATTTTAATGTCATGTCTTTGGCATTGCTAGTGACTCTGCCATTTTATCGACTGTATTACCAACTATCAGTTTGGGGAAACAAAAGCGAAAAGAAAATCTGGTGCTGGACTACTACAGGTTTGGCTGGACTGACCTATGGAATTTGGTGTTTACTGACTGGTACAACTTTGCTTAATTCCCGGTTTCGGCTTTATTATAGCGATCGCCATGCTGCTGAAATTACAGGCAATCCCAATGGGCTAATTCGTGCCTTACTCAAAATTTCCATTGGTGTTGCTGATGATATTCAAAAACAAGAACAGACTAGTTGGCAGTTAGAAAGCTTGAATGTCTTAGCTCCAGTCAGCTACCAACAAAGTCTTTCTTTAGGAAGTATGGTCAGGCATCTTTCCTTTGAGTCATTCTTAATGTGGGAAAACTTCAATCCCTATCGGCGATGGTTTACCATTAATAATAGTCACCCCCTCATGGGCGATCGCATTGAACGCCTGTGCGAAATAGCCCGTAATTGGCATTTAGAACCTGAACTGCATCTGACCATTGAAGGATCTTGCCAAGTCAAAACTCAGTCATTCCTATTACAAATCGCCCCCTGGTTGGGAATTCCCATCAGTTTTTTATTAGCAGTTCTGTTCTGGTTAATTTGGCAAACCGCATTTGCCATGCATTTGTTAAACCTGAAATGGATTTACGATGATTGGAACTTCGTCATAGGTTTTTTCATGATTGGCTTTAGCATCGGTACAGTCATGCGGATTAATGCCTTTTTTCCAGAAATTAAACCCTTTAATTTACAAGCCGATGACCATCTCTCCCATTTATTAACCGATCCCTCTGTTTTACCACTCGATAGCATCAGCGTCCGTCTAGCAGGTAAATTATTAGGTCGTCGGGGTACTGCCAACTGTCTCGGACAAGACCTCATTCTGCAATCCAGCACAGGTTTAGTGAAATTACACCACATTCCTTGGTTAGGACAGTCAATCAACCCCACAAAATGGATTGGTCGCCAAATTATCGTTACAGGCTGGTTAAGAAGAGGAGCAACACCTTGGATAGACATCCAAACCCTAGAAACTCAAAGTGGCAAAACCATTAACAGTCCTCATCCCATTTGGTCTACTGTTTTGGCAGTCGTCGCCCAAGCATGGGGAGCATATATCATGTTGACAGCGCAATCTCTGGCAAGATAA
- a CDS encoding RNA recognition motif domain-containing protein has product MSVRLYIGNLPKEEIDRQELQAVFAEEGDAVTTKLIKDRKTGKCRGFGFLTVNNDEQADQIIEKYNGQMFKDTAIKLEKALPRTKGEEGDEQAPKVASQATSIPTPSINKESRREKGAKKSRRGGGSSVRETTSNVDSDAIRPDPRWAADLEKLKQMLAAQTTN; this is encoded by the coding sequence ATGTCCGTTCGCCTATACATAGGTAATTTGCCTAAAGAAGAAATAGATCGTCAAGAATTGCAAGCAGTATTTGCAGAAGAAGGCGATGCAGTCACCACTAAACTAATTAAAGACCGCAAAACAGGTAAATGTCGTGGTTTCGGTTTTCTAACGGTGAACAATGACGAACAAGCAGACCAAATTATTGAAAAATATAATGGTCAAATGTTCAAAGACACTGCCATTAAGCTGGAGAAGGCATTACCTCGCACCAAAGGTGAAGAGGGTGATGAGCAAGCTCCTAAAGTTGCTAGTCAAGCTACTAGCATTCCCACACCTAGCATCAACAAAGAAAGTCGTCGTGAAAAAGGCGCTAAGAAGTCTCGGCGTGGTGGCGGTAGCAGTGTACGTGAAACAACTAGCAATGTTGATTCAGACGCTATTCGTCCAGATCCCCGTTGGGCAGCTGACTTAGAAAAGCTGAAACAGATGCTGGCTGCACAAACTACAAACTGA
- a CDS encoding glycosyltransferase family 4 protein, translating into MKSTTDKRIALISVHGDPAIEIGKEEAGGQNVYVLQVGEALSRLGWKVDMFSRRVSAEQETIVQHNSQCRTIRLTAGPIEFVPRDNGFKYLPEFVEQLLQFQQENGIQYELVHTNYWLSSWVGLQLKQIQGSKQVHTYHSLGIVKYNTIESIPLVASQRLAVEKEVLETAERIVATSPQEKQHMRSLVSDQGEIDIIPCGTDIRRFGSVKREAARAALGIEPEAKIVLYVGRFDPRKGIETLVRAVRESKFYGSKDLKLIIGGGSTPGNSDGRERDRIESIVNELGMSECTCFPGRLSQEVLPTYYAAADVCVVPSHYEPFGLVAVEAMASGTPVIASDVGGLQFTVVNENTGLLVPPQDVAAFSHAIDRILSNPEWRAELGQSGHRRVMSKFSWDGVAMQLDQLYTQLMQPVKEPALLTL; encoded by the coding sequence ATGAAGTCTACCACTGACAAACGCATTGCCTTGATTTCAGTTCACGGTGATCCGGCGATTGAAATTGGGAAAGAGGAGGCTGGAGGACAGAATGTTTATGTACTCCAAGTGGGTGAAGCACTATCTCGGCTGGGATGGAAAGTTGATATGTTTAGCCGCAGAGTGAGTGCTGAACAAGAAACGATTGTTCAACATAACTCTCAATGTCGAACCATTCGGTTAACAGCAGGTCCGATTGAATTTGTACCACGGGATAACGGTTTTAAATACTTGCCGGAATTCGTGGAACAGTTATTGCAATTTCAACAAGAAAACGGCATTCAATATGAGTTGGTTCACACTAATTACTGGCTTTCTAGCTGGGTAGGGTTGCAGTTGAAGCAAATCCAAGGAAGTAAACAGGTTCACACATACCATTCTTTAGGAATAGTTAAATACAACACAATAGAAAGTATTCCTCTTGTGGCTAGTCAACGCCTAGCAGTAGAAAAAGAAGTTTTGGAAACTGCTGAAAGAATTGTGGCGACAAGTCCGCAAGAAAAGCAACATATGCGATCGCTCGTTTCTGATCAAGGCGAGATTGACATTATTCCCTGCGGTACAGATATTCGGCGTTTTGGTTCAGTCAAAAGAGAAGCAGCTAGAGCAGCATTGGGAATTGAACCAGAGGCTAAAATTGTATTGTATGTAGGGCGTTTTGACCCGCGCAAAGGCATAGAAACCTTGGTGCGTGCAGTGCGTGAATCAAAGTTTTATGGCTCAAAAGACCTAAAGCTAATTATTGGTGGTGGAAGTACCCCAGGTAACAGCGACGGTAGAGAACGCGATCGCATTGAATCCATTGTCAACGAATTGGGAATGAGCGAATGTACTTGTTTTCCAGGTCGTCTTAGTCAAGAAGTTCTACCAACTTACTATGCCGCTGCTGATGTTTGCGTTGTACCCAGTCACTACGAACCCTTTGGATTGGTAGCAGTGGAAGCAATGGCCAGTGGCACACCAGTCATAGCTAGTGATGTCGGTGGGCTTCAGTTCACCGTCGTTAATGAAAACACTGGGTTATTAGTACCACCCCAAGACGTAGCGGCCTTTAGTCATGCCATTGACCGCATTCTCAGCAACCCCGAATGGCGAGCAGAATTGGGTCAATCAGGTCATAGACGGGTGATGAGTAAGTTTAGCTGGGATGGTGTAGCTATGCAGCTAGATCAGCTATACACCCAACTCATGCAACCAGTTAAAGAACCTGCATTGCTTACCCTTTAA